Proteins encoded within one genomic window of Diorhabda sublineata isolate icDioSubl1.1 chromosome 1, icDioSubl1.1, whole genome shotgun sequence:
- the LOC130445827 gene encoding serine/threonine-protein kinase D3: MDNQRPEVTFLFQFGLIRDAVTVPQASLNLKTIKNLAVSFLNSKIPDHGINKLEDRILLFRHAYNSNNILQLINSASEILDETLVEIVLTGKALTTSSSVPDITIVRPHALSVHSYKTPTFCDFCGEMLFGLVRQGLKCEGCGQNYHKRCVVKVPNNCSYTLLDDTEKRRRSTSANLQVPRSPSGGSNTSLASASSTQTEDSGLFQSNNRSPSLGGRPVWIEKEMSARLKIPHTFVLHTYTRPTVCQYCKKLLKGLFKQGLQCKDCNYNAHKKCLQKVPKDCTGELPRDISGGLENASNCASLDKHLNSALEEETDTAKESSNTDNDSNKYIEVIPVHDDDDNDLTPSSSSSSPSANIPLQRIVQSVKHTKRRGSKVIKEGWLVHFTNKDKTIRRHFWRLDTKSIVLFQSEQSSKYYKEIPLSEILTIDTARIKQGDCMHCFEIRTTNIDYFVGQDPLCNLQEGNMVNLPPPDSGVGAYLAKSWESSIRQAVVPVQANQQHEETGASEEQITDMSQLYQIYPDEVLGSGQFGIVYGGAHRKTTRPVAIKVIDKLRFPTKQEAQLKNEVAILQNLSHPGVVNLERMFETPERIFVVMEKLKGDMLEMILSHDKGRLTERVTKFIITQILVALKHLHSKNIVHCDLKPENVLLSSDAEFPQVKLCDFGFARIIGEKSFRRSVVGTPAYLAPEVLRNKGYNRSLDMWSVGVIIYVSLSGTFPFNEDEDINEQIQNAAFMYPPNPWKEISSDAINLINNLLQVKQRKRYTVDKSLVHIWLQDYQTWCDLRTLENQVGVRYLTHESDDQRWEQYRAEV; this comes from the exons atggataatCAAAGACCTGAGGTTacttttttattccaatttggACTTATCAGGGATGCTGTTACAGTTCCGCAGGCCTCTTTGAATCTCAAAACTATCAAGAATCTCGCAGTTAGCTTTCTTAACTCTAAG ATCCCAGATCAtggaattaataaattagaagatcgtattttattatttagacaTGCCTATAACTCAAATAATATCTTACAATTGATTAATTCTGCTTCAGAAATCTTAGATGAAACCTTAGTAGAGATAGTTTTAACTGGAAAAG CGCTTACTACAAGCTCTTCAGTACCAGATATAACTATTGTTAGACCTCATGCTTTGTCTGTACATTCATACAAAACTCCAACATTCTGTGATTTTTGTGGAGAGATGCTCTTTGGTTTAGTTAGACAGGGACTCAAATGTGAAG gtTGTGGCCAAAATTATCATAAGAGATGTGTTGTTAAAGTTCCAAACAATTGCTCTTACACTCTTTTGGATGATACTGAAAAACGTCGTCGATCGACATCGGCGAATCTCCAGGTTCCTAGGAGTCCTTCTGGAGGTTCAAATACTTCACTAGCATCAGCAAGCTCCACTCAAACAGAGGATAGTGGATTG ttcCAGAGTAATAATAGGTCGCCATCGTTAGGCGGTAGACCAGTTTGGATAGAAAAAGAGATGTCCGCGAGATTAAAAATCCCCCATACTTTCGTCCTCCATACTTATACGCGACCGACTGTGTGCCAATATTGTAAAAAGTTACTCAAAGGTTTGTTCAAACAAGGTTTACAATGCAAAGATTGTAATTATAACGCACACAAAAAGTGTCTTCAGAAAGTACCCAAAGATTGTACTGGTGAGCTACCTAGAGATATATCAG gaGGTTTAGAAAACGCCAGTAATTGCGCTAGTTTAGATAAACATTTAAATTCCGCCTTAGAAGAAGAAACGGATACTGCTAAAGAATCTTCTAATACCGATAATGatagtaataaatatattgaagttataCCAGTCCATGATGACGACGACAACGATTTAACGCCATCCAG ttcttcttcttctccaaGTGCCAACATTCCTTTGCAACGAATAGTTCAATCTGTCAAACATACAAAACGAAGAGGCTCTAAAGTTATAAAAGAGGGCTGGTTAGTCCACTTTACAAACAAAGATAAAACG ataaGGCGACATTTTTGGAGACTCGATACAAAATCCATAGTTTTATTCCAAAGCGAACAAAGTTCCAAGTATTATAAAGAAATACCTTTATCTGAAATATTAACTATAGATACAGCTAGGATCAAACAAGGAG actGTATGCATTGCTTTGAAATAAGAACAACCAATATCGACTATTTCGTCGGACAAGATCCTCTTTGTAACCTACAAGAAGGTAATATGGTAAATTTACCACCACCCGATAGTGGTGTCGGGGCATATCTTGCCAAAAGTTGGGAAAGCTCCATTCGTCAAGCGGTAGTACCCGTACAAGCAAACCAAC aacaTGAAGAAACTGGCGCCAGTGAAGAACAAATAACTGATATGAGTCAGTTATATCAGATTTATCCGGACGAAGTACTCGGTTCCGGTCAATTTGGTATAGTTTACGGAGGTGCACACCGAAAAACAACCAGACCCGTTGCTATCAAA gtAATCGACAAACTAAGATTCCCAACCAAACAAGAGGCTCAACTAAAGAACGAAGTGgctatattacaaaatttgtcaCATCCAGGCGTCGTTAATCTCGAAAGGATGTTCGAAACGCCGGAAAGGATTTTTGTTGTTATGGAAAAACTGAAAGGTGATATGCTGGAGATGATTTTATCACACGATAAAGGAAGATTAACGGAAAGGGTTACTAAATTCATTATTACACAA ATACTTGTAGCTTTAAAGCACTTACATAGTAAAAATATCGTGCACTGTGATTTAAAACCGGAAAATGTACTTTTGAGTTCCGATGCCGAGTTTCCTCAAGTGAAACTTTGCGATTTCGGATTCGCTAGAATCATAGGAGAAAAATCGTTCCGTAGATCTGTAGTTGGCACTCCTGCTTATCTAG CACCTGAGGTACTTCGTAATAAAGGTTATAATAGATCTTTGGATATGTGGAGTGTGGGGGTTATAATTTACGTCAGTTTGAGTGGTACGTTTCCCTTTAACGAAGACGAAGATATAAACGAACAAATTCAAAATGCTGCTTTCATGTATCCGCCCAATCCTTGGAAGGAAATATCTTCAGatg ctattaatttgataaataatttactgCAGGTGAAACAGAGGAAGAGATATACTGTCGATAAGTCACTGGTTCATATCTGGTTGCAG GACTACCAAACGTGGTGCGATCTGCGAACCTTAGAGAATCAGGTGGGCGTGAGGTATTTAACGCACGAATCGGATGACCAACGTTGGGAACAATATAGAGCCGAAGTATGA
- the LOC130441596 gene encoding COMM domain-containing protein 3, translating to MDNLQKYKSSVSIAKNPTIVNDEVFKKLIENCFHVLTEKKEIHSASGIHNSKPDLITELYASLLSITSEFARRSSSKEEIFAFLQEECGLSSQRANIYYDYFDKNKQRLEISLLSIGNYLPHLIDVKWKIDYIVKSSEVDASEGPLFRICLIGQQYDSAVDEKVLTNYHFTCNSVELLDLIHKLKDAARHCNTVTQRLF from the exons atgGATAATCTACAGAAATATAAGTCGTCCGTAAGCATTGCTAAAAACCCTACAATAGTTAACGACGAAGTATTCAAAAAGTTAATAGAAAATTGCTTTCATGTTTTGACggaaaaaaaggaaatacaCA GTGCAAGTGGTATACACAACTCCAAACCAGACTTGATAACAGAATTGTATGCTTCTTTATTATCAATAACGAGTGAATTTGCCCGACGAAGTAGCAGTAAAGAAGAGATATTTGCATTTTTACAAGAAGAATGTGGTTTATCTTCTCAGAGAGCTAATATTTATTATGactattttgacaaaaataaacaaagattaGAAATATCTTTGTTGAGTATAGGAAACTATTTACCTCATCTAATAGACGTTAAGTGGAAAATAGACTATATAGttaaa tcGAGTGAAGTTGATGCTTCAGAAGGACCCCTTTTCAGAATATGCTTAATCGGACAGCAGTATGATTCAGCAGTAGATGAAAAAGTTTTAACAAATTATCACTTTACTTGCAACTCTGTTGAATTATTAGATCTTATTCATAAATTGAAAGATGCCGCGAGGCATTGTAATACAGTAACTCAAAggcttttttaa